cagcaggaggaactctgcaccagtcaggaccaatcaaacccagagatttctcaaattaaaatggaacaggaagaattgtgcaccagtctggaccaatcaaacccagggttaccacaaattaaagtggaacaggatgaactctgctccagtcaggatgaagagttaattggattgaaacaggagactgatacctttgaggtgactcctgctgatgaggaaagtgaccacagtgaaccaaaaccaaacagtgatcagctcctgtttcacatctcttgtgtagctgagagcccagatcaggaaggaagcaaggatgtagactcaggatcaactagatgtatcgagcagaaaccaagacatcagagtaacaacagtcacagtaatgatgtagacaatgctccaacatcagcgagacagtgtgataatgacaaggcaagaaaatctgcaacatgcgaggtctgtggaaaagcttttagtcgtaaatcaaatttaatcaaacatcacagaacccacacaggtgagaagccatattcttgtgaaacctgtggaaaaagcttcagtcagcgGAGCTCTTTGACTGAACACTTGAAatatcacacaggtgagaagccgtatgttTGTGGAACCTGTAAAAAAGGCTTTATTCGACGGACccatttgactgcccacatgagatgtcacacaggtgagaaaccatatgtttgtaacatttgtggaaaaagattttctagttcatcagcacataataggcacatggcagttcacaaaatggtaaagccatattcttgtggaacctgtggaaaaagcttcagtcaacggcgctctttgactgtccacatgagatgtcacacaggtgagaagccatattcttgtggaacctgtggaaaaagctttaaacaTAGTTATCAATTAAAagcccacatgagaatccacacagctgagaagtcatgatcctgaaacatctgtgaaaaataaagaagaactaAGCTTGAAACAACATGTAAGAATTGGTACAggttaaaagtagatgttttagatttaaagcagctttagtctgtgcttcaacaacaattgtgaggaagtatgtaaacaatccttgatgattagaccagatggagtctggactgtggtggtggagcagcaggcagaagaaccaaactgaatgtctggatggatatggtattggtacagactgctacatttctgctatcatgacatccttcatcagcagagcactgattggagataatgtgaagctgtttggaacattttcacatcctgctgagagaacatggctgttcaggtgtgaacatactgctggaatccactcagcttgagctctgctgtctttcaagtaaaaggaggcaacgagatacagagacattgtgacagtaggacacaacagagtgtgtcactgcagcagaggagatctggacgtgaaataaagttgtaataaaacgtgcagctccatgactgcttcatgaaatgttttgaatgttttcaaacagatgtACATGTACATGTTGTTTCATAATTAATGTAACATTGAAGAGCCCCAGCAAGAATAACTCTGAGTCAGATATCAAAGAcataaccaacattattatgttttcaagcaacagacacgtggttttactagtagtagctgatacactcctgcaaatgtcaaaaccagaaatgttaagaacaggtgaagctgtgctgcagtttctgctggttaCATAAAGGTCTTatgctatttatttcttctattgtcaccacataggtcatctgtgtgatttgttaGTAGGATCTCATTGTGTCGTCATACAGCACATTGAACCCTTGTATTGTCTGAACGTCCTgaacactcctcctgtcctcagggtcaaaaatgacctgcctccactgagcctctaaaatagagc
This portion of the Acanthochromis polyacanthus isolate Apoly-LR-REF ecotype Palm Island chromosome 22, KAUST_Apoly_ChrSc, whole genome shotgun sequence genome encodes:
- the LOC127531994 gene encoding zinc finger protein 239-like isoform X8, with protein sequence MNEKYQSNKVTMCSVEYLRELISDRLAAAAGEIFSEFEKTIVQYQEEIDRQRRLLDVIWKPHIPLQPIELPQSYVCENEKTVVDHQPHDQERNSMVDHEDPEPPRITDQQEELCTSQDQSNPEISQIKMEQEELCTSLDQSNPGLPQIKVEQDELCSSQDEELIGLKQETDTFEVTPADEESDHSEPKPNSDQLLFHISCVAESPDQEGSKDVDSGSTRCIEQKPRHQSNNSHSNDVDNAPTSARQCDNDKARKSATCEVCGKAFSRKSNLIKHHRTHTGEKPYSCETCGKSFSQRSSLTEHLKYHTGEKPYVCGTCKKGFIRRTHLTAHMRCHTGEKPYVCNICGKRFSSSSAHNRHMAVHKMVKPYSCGTCGKSFSQRRSLTVHMRCHTGEKPYSCGTCGKSFKHSYQLKAHMRIHTAEKS